A genomic region of Rhodospirillales bacterium contains the following coding sequences:
- the flgK gene encoding flagellar hook-associated protein FlgK has translation MALSGLDSALSGLRVAQQQLSVISTNISNVGTDGYTRKILPQSTIAVGGEALGVRGDAIIRNVDLNLERDFWTQVSTVSNLDTKATYLNRIQEFHGAPDLEISIAAEIAELRDKFSALADSPEDHYLQRSVVDQGVVIANKINDFAGLLTEMRNDAQDDIDLSVQNVNNLLSQIAELNKQIKSNINIGKTSAALEDQRDELIRQLSEEIEISFFVRGDGVLVVQTGQGVQLADERAETLYFQNSNIGPQSYYPASAYGLYVGDPATPTAIEITETGLNGHLGALFELRDEILPEQMAMLDELAHKMALRFDAQGLQLFTDASGQIPADTAPVPDPPGPLTPVDYVGFSTEIQVNSQILADSTLVQTGTAANDLPVQSGSNEVVRRVVEYVFGEVEYQEAVGTVDVRANGSGAVTMQEWLGLYSENQITGTTNLSSYTDVNALLAAGGDVFAVPPPSIPPWTDEFQIIFEEPRLGLGPETITINLNDAAAIPLGPGVNDALDQIIAEINNEIAALPVDPGFAAVASRSPYGQLIIETRGNVTLDASSTVTSMGQDGLDFLGLTEGTYQTVDPYFDVQVGNAPPVRVTIEPGDTETELLDKLEYDVGTQTGVPGLYVDMDVATGVLTLRPGNDDSNAGPVFGGDIKIIGGPFVSDGTGGSGVALNATVLESLFGSNNPITDVLYGASAPFRSANLGPGVNIDTGTISSSTLIDYSQKLVNRQAEEILITEARMTDEKTFQDLLQGRLLDESGVNIEEELANLIVVQTAFAASARTITAIDEMFRELLNAV, from the coding sequence ATGGCTTTAAGCGGTCTGGATTCAGCTTTGTCGGGTCTGCGTGTGGCCCAGCAACAGCTTAGCGTGATATCAACCAACATCTCGAATGTCGGGACGGATGGCTATACCCGGAAAATTTTACCGCAATCGACGATTGCTGTTGGCGGGGAAGCGCTGGGCGTGCGCGGCGATGCGATCATTCGTAACGTTGATCTTAATCTGGAGCGCGATTTCTGGACGCAGGTCAGCACAGTCAGCAATCTGGATACAAAGGCCACATACCTGAACCGGATCCAGGAATTCCACGGCGCTCCGGATCTGGAAATCTCGATCGCTGCAGAAATTGCCGAGCTTAGGGATAAATTTTCCGCACTGGCCGATAGCCCGGAGGATCATTACCTGCAGCGCTCCGTGGTGGATCAGGGCGTTGTCATCGCCAACAAGATCAATGATTTTGCCGGTCTTCTGACGGAAATGCGCAACGATGCGCAGGATGATATCGATTTATCCGTCCAGAATGTAAATAATCTCCTGTCCCAGATTGCCGAACTCAACAAACAGATTAAATCCAACATCAATATCGGGAAAACGTCGGCCGCGCTGGAAGACCAGCGGGACGAATTGATCCGGCAGCTATCCGAAGAAATTGAAATCAGCTTTTTCGTGCGCGGTGACGGTGTCTTGGTCGTGCAGACCGGGCAGGGCGTGCAACTGGCCGATGAACGGGCGGAAACGCTGTATTTTCAAAACAGCAATATCGGCCCGCAAAGCTATTACCCGGCGTCGGCTTATGGTCTGTATGTCGGTGATCCGGCGACCCCGACGGCGATCGAGATTACAGAAACCGGACTGAACGGTCATCTGGGCGCTTTGTTTGAATTGCGTGACGAGATTTTACCTGAACAAATGGCCATGCTCGATGAGCTGGCGCATAAAATGGCCCTGCGGTTCGACGCGCAGGGATTGCAGTTGTTTACCGATGCATCGGGACAAATTCCAGCAGACACGGCCCCCGTTCCCGATCCGCCCGGTCCGTTAACTCCCGTTGATTATGTCGGATTTTCAACCGAGATTCAGGTCAACAGCCAGATTCTGGCCGACAGTACGTTGGTCCAGACTGGCACCGCCGCCAACGATTTGCCTGTCCAAAGCGGATCAAACGAAGTCGTGCGCCGCGTCGTGGAATATGTATTCGGCGAGGTCGAATATCAGGAAGCCGTCGGGACGGTCGATGTGCGCGCCAACGGCAGCGGCGCGGTCACCATGCAGGAATGGCTGGGCCTGTATTCGGAAAACCAGATCACCGGCACGACGAATCTCTCGTCCTATACGGATGTGAACGCTTTGCTGGCCGCCGGTGGCGATGTCTTTGCCGTGCCGCCGCCCTCTATCCCGCCATGGACGGACGAGTTCCAGATTATCTTTGAAGAGCCGCGTCTGGGGCTGGGGCCGGAAACGATTACGATCAACCTGAACGATGCGGCGGCCATACCGCTGGGGCCGGGCGTGAATGACGCGCTGGACCAGATTATTGCCGAAATCAATAACGAGATCGCCGCCTTGCCGGTCGACCCCGGATTCGCGGCGGTCGCCAGCCGCAGCCCTTACGGCCAGTTGATTATCGAAACGCGCGGGAATGTGACGCTGGATGCATCGTCGACAGTCACCAGCATGGGGCAGGACGGCCTTGATTTTCTGGGCCTGACCGAAGGAACTTACCAGACCGTCGATCCCTATTTCGATGTACAGGTGGGCAATGCGCCCCCGGTGCGCGTGACGATCGAGCCGGGCGATACCGAAACAGAATTGCTCGACAAGCTGGAATATGATGTAGGAACCCAGACCGGCGTTCCGGGGCTTTATGTCGATATGGACGTGGCGACCGGCGTTTTGACGCTGCGCCCCGGTAATGATGACAGCAATGCCGGGCCGGTTTTCGGCGGTGATATCAAAATCATCGGCGGGCCGTTTGTGTCGGACGGCACAGGCGGCAGCGGCGTGGCCCTGAATGCCACGGTTCTGGAATCGCTGTTCGGCAGCAACAATCCGATCACGGATGTGCTCTATGGCGCCAGCGCGCCGTTTCGTTCGGCAAATCTGGGGCCGGGGGTAAACATAGATACCGGCACGATCAGCTCGTCGACCCTGATCGACTACTCCCAGAAACTGGTGAACCGGCAGGCCGAAGAAATCCTGATTACCGAGGCGCGGATGACGGATGAAAAAACATTCCAGGATCTTTTACAGGGCCGTCTTCTGGACGAATCCGGCGTGAATATCGAGGAAGAGCTGGCCAATTTGATTGTCGTGCAGACGGCATTCGCTGCTTCGGCCCGGACAATCACGGCAATCGACGAAATGTTTCGGGAATTGCTGAACGCGGTTTAG
- a CDS encoding TcpQ domain-containing protein → MTLNTKQSAFFSHRIGAAAVSRYALVTFSVLAFIAPQAAQAGFEWKPADHRGQPPAAQALVPLPPEPVMEAPLDDGAPDIEHIMIAPVPLQQSPQIAPVAPVSMEPIMPAPMEDAMPASASTKDVVVGFGNDMPLILAMRQIVPDNYAYSFAPQINQAVRVNWNGGQPWDVVLAEAVAPYNLDVDVIDQTVVIGPKKPQAYPAALPQTAQQPVPMAQPVQPMAMAHPALQADPRNAPPENPPRRKKPALPMKASAASAAPQPLLDTPVPYTEPEVIAPQADDAAPLRTESMMSVAEINMNEADIYEPMDVTMPAQDYVAPQQDMPAPVPSASDYTWQATKDASLRQILTNWSNIVGAQIIWNAPRDYYLPENMEINGDFVDAVQKALTAFGQAGARPVGSLYPNAPSGPLVLVISESAPL, encoded by the coding sequence ATGACACTGAATACAAAACAATCGGCTTTTTTCTCTCACCGTATCGGCGCAGCAGCGGTTTCCCGGTATGCCCTTGTCACATTTTCCGTGTTGGCCTTCATCGCGCCGCAAGCCGCTCAGGCCGGATTTGAATGGAAACCGGCCGATCATCGCGGTCAGCCCCCGGCAGCCCAAGCTTTAGTACCGCTACCGCCGGAGCCGGTTATGGAAGCGCCTCTTGACGATGGCGCGCCCGACATCGAACATATTATGATTGCCCCCGTCCCCCTGCAGCAAAGCCCGCAAATCGCGCCTGTAGCACCGGTTTCGATGGAGCCGATCATGCCCGCGCCGATGGAGGATGCGATGCCTGCGTCCGCGTCTACAAAGGATGTGGTTGTCGGTTTCGGCAATGATATGCCCCTGATTTTGGCTATGCGCCAGATTGTTCCCGACAACTATGCCTATTCCTTTGCGCCGCAAATCAATCAGGCTGTCCGGGTTAACTGGAACGGCGGGCAGCCTTGGGATGTTGTCCTGGCCGAAGCTGTTGCGCCTTATAATCTGGACGTGGACGTCATCGACCAGACCGTTGTTATCGGTCCGAAGAAGCCGCAGGCCTATCCGGCAGCCCTGCCGCAGACCGCTCAGCAACCGGTGCCGATGGCCCAGCCGGTTCAGCCCATGGCCATGGCGCATCCCGCCCTGCAGGCCGACCCCCGGAATGCCCCGCCCGAAAATCCGCCGCGCCGCAAAAAACCGGCTCTGCCGATGAAAGCATCCGCAGCTTCTGCCGCGCCGCAGCCCTTACTGGACACACCGGTTCCCTATACAGAGCCGGAAGTCATCGCGCCGCAGGCTGACGATGCCGCGCCGCTGCGGACAGAATCAATGATGAGTGTTGCTGAAATCAATATGAATGAAGCCGACATTTACGAGCCTATGGACGTCACCATGCCGGCACAGGATTACGTTGCGCCGCAACAGGATATGCCTGCTCCGGTGCCGTCGGCGTCCGATTACACATGGCAAGCGACAAAGGATGCCAGCTTGCGCCAGATTCTGACCAACTGGTCGAACATTGTCGGCGCGCAGATTATCTGGAACGCGCCGCGCGATTATTACCTGCCTGAAAACATGGAAATCAACGGTGATTTTGTTGATGCCGTGCAGAAAGCCCTGACAGCTTTCGGACAGGCCGGTGCCCGCCCGGTTGGCAGCCTTTATCCCAATGCGCCCAGCGGGCCGCTGGTTCTGGTGATAAGCGAATCCGCGCCGCTCTAG
- a CDS encoding type IV secretion protein IcmT yields the protein MATAAERETAEEQTHWHWRNSMRPARFFALDARAVIPWFVLLVYARPITLFVTFISTVVFYILERKGLTFPSAIRSLRVWLLGHKRPGLVAYRRHRMNDFG from the coding sequence ATGGCAACAGCAGCAGAAAGAGAAACCGCTGAAGAACAGACCCACTGGCACTGGCGGAACAGCATGCGGCCTGCCCGTTTTTTTGCACTTGATGCCCGCGCCGTTATTCCCTGGTTTGTTCTTCTGGTTTATGCGCGGCCTATCACTCTCTTTGTGACCTTCATATCGACCGTTGTCTTTTATATACTCGAACGCAAAGGATTGACGTTCCCTTCGGCGATTCGATCCCTGCGTGTATGGCTTCTGGGGCATAAACGTCCCGGGCTTGTAGCCTATCGCCGGCACAGAATGAATGATTTCGGTTAA
- the tadA gene encoding Flp pilus assembly complex ATPase component TadA: MAARKPITLIKAKDTKGRTWPDEPGRFREEHVDNYILWAVKQNASDITFQSDRPAYSEIDGVLYPGTFRPLDSADMAVFLHRIYGPEALARLAGGHDLDLSYEIRPDRYTRIRFRVNITAILSRGRDAAQITMRVLPNEPPTMDDLNIEQVIKDNWAPRQGMVVITGPTGSGKTTLLAAGNRMLLERPHGCGKMLTYEAPIEYVYDMIKSPRSLVAQTEIPRHLPDFAHGVRNALRRKPEIILVGEARDRETISAAIEAAQTGHAVYTTTHTTGVSATVQRMVSAFEPNERSERAYALMETLRLVVTQALVPKKAGGRMGIREYMLFTDEVREKLLDMDFREWPAHIQRIIPQYGQTMAESARLAFEDDVIERRWYLLLASGSEY; this comes from the coding sequence ATGGCAGCCCGCAAACCGATAACCCTTATCAAAGCCAAGGATACCAAGGGGCGCACCTGGCCGGATGAACCGGGGCGCTTCCGGGAAGAGCATGTCGACAATTATATTTTATGGGCCGTAAAACAAAACGCCTCGGATATCACCTTCCAGTCCGACCGGCCGGCTTACAGCGAAATCGACGGCGTGCTTTATCCCGGCACGTTCCGGCCACTGGATTCCGCCGACATGGCTGTTTTCCTCCACCGCATATACGGCCCCGAAGCTCTGGCGCGGCTGGCCGGGGGGCATGATCTGGACCTGTCCTATGAAATTCGGCCCGACCGCTATACGCGGATTCGCTTCCGGGTCAACATCACAGCCATTCTTTCCCGCGGGCGGGATGCCGCGCAGATCACCATGCGGGTTTTGCCCAACGAACCGCCGACCATGGACGATTTGAACATCGAACAGGTCATCAAGGATAACTGGGCGCCCCGTCAGGGTATGGTGGTCATTACGGGACCGACGGGTTCCGGGAAAACGACGCTGCTGGCGGCGGGCAACCGGATGCTTCTGGAACGGCCTCACGGGTGCGGCAAAATGCTGACCTATGAAGCGCCGATCGAATATGTTTATGACATGATTAAAAGTCCCCGTTCGCTGGTGGCCCAGACTGAAATCCCGCGGCACCTGCCGGATTTTGCTCATGGCGTGCGCAACGCCCTGCGCCGGAAACCGGAAATTATTCTGGTCGGGGAAGCCCGTGACCGCGAAACGATATCGGCGGCGATCGAGGCCGCGCAGACAGGCCACGCCGTCTACACGACGACCCACACAACGGGCGTATCGGCAACCGTGCAACGGATGGTTTCAGCGTTCGAGCCTAATGAGCGCTCCGAGCGGGCCTATGCCCTGATGGAAACCCTGCGTCTGGTCGTCACACAGGCGCTGGTTCCTAAAAAGGCCGGGGGACGGATGGGTATCCGCGAATATATGCTGTTTACGGACGAGGTGCGGGAAAAACTTCTCGATATGGATTTCCGTGAATGGCCCGCCCACATCCAGAGAATCATCCCCCAATACGGCCAAACCATGGCAGAATCAGCCCGGCTGGCTTTCGAGGATGATGTTATCGAACGGCGCTGGTATCTTCTGCTTGCTTCCGGATCGGAATATTAA